The following are encoded in a window of Phaseolus vulgaris cultivar G19833 chromosome 3, P. vulgaris v2.0, whole genome shotgun sequence genomic DNA:
- the LOC137839215 gene encoding uncharacterized protein has translation MTEAWRCRKFEFGLKQELKEVVIPMSIRDFPALVEKAKVVESLKSSSRLVKPQVGGPSRSTPKYEDKKKPYSKPQSYSSGRPSSQSPPSFKCFRCGGPHVVRFYPDPVSNVTCDRCHRYDHATKDCRVQLGAPNSGGVQEVQQNSNKKPKVAGRVFAISGAKASQSDSLVRGICSILGTQSSVLFDSGATHSFISFNCAKKLKLLVRELEFELVVSTPTEGIIVTSSMSAECPEFMDVFPDEIPGLPPKREIEFAIDLIPRAGPVSISPYRMEPAELRNN, from the exons atgactgaggcttggagatgtagaaaatttgagtttgggttgaagcaagagcttaaagaagtggtgattcCTATGTCTATTAGAGATTTCCCCGCTCtagtggagaaagcaaaagtagtggagagtttgaaaaGTAGTAGCAGACTTGTTAAGCCTCAAGTGGGAGGACCTTCTAGAAGCACACCTAAATATGAAGATAAAAAGAAGCCTTATtccaaacctcaatcttatagcaGTGGAAGACCCAGTTCTCAATCACCACCTAGTTTCAAATGTTTTAGATGCGGTGGGCCACATGTTGTTAGATTTTACCCTGATCCAGTGTCAAACGTGACATGTGATAGATGTCACAGGTATGACCATGCAACAAAAGACTGTCGTGTCCAATTGGGAGCTCCAAATTCTGGCGGAGTGCAGGaagtacaacaaaatagtaataaaaaaccaAAAGTTGCTGGTAGAGTTTTTGCTATTAGTGGAGCTAAAGCTTCGCAGTCCGATagccttgttagaggtatttgttctatccttggaacacaatcatctgtattgtttgattctggggcaacccattcttttatatcttttaattgtgctaagaaacttaagttgCTAGTCCGAGAGTTAGAAtttgagttggtggtatctacaccaacagaagggattatagtaacttcttccatgagtgctgagtgtcca gagtttatggatgtatttcctgatgagattcctggacttccaccaaagagagagatagagtttgcaatTGACTTGATTCCTAGAGCAGGCCCTGTGTCAATTTCTCCATATCGAATGGAACCAGCAGAGTtaagaaacaactag